The region ATCTGTATCCTAATTCAAAACTAGTGACTGAGCTTCTGATGAAAGTATTCAAGGAAATGTGCACAGCTAGCCATTACAAATGGGGTTCATTCTGAACTTCAGACCAATGCAGTCCCCATGAATTCAATGTAAGTGGGGATACACAAGTACCTTACTATCAAGTGAAATAGTTTGTGGGACTTCATTTCTCTAGCCAATTGTTCAATTTTTCCTCACAACTATATTGTGCAATCCTTAGTCAACATGGCCATCAAGAAAAGAGTTCCAAAGACACAAAACATTTAGATCTGTCCACAGTCAGTTTCACAATCAatatgcagaggaaaaaaaaatatcttaggATAAACTAAGGAGGATTTCTAGACTAGaatcttctttcagtttttactgCATTTTGTCAGATAGCACTactcaccagctgtgtcagaaCCTTGACATCAAAAATCTGAGTACCGGAATGAGTATTTCCCCTTAactttttctggaagaaaatgaaaacatgttaTATGAAGTATTTATGTTAAGCTACTTCATAGTCATCCTCACTAAGGCATAAAATGTGCCattgtatgtattttaagaggaaaaaaaaaaagctagataGCCGTGAGACTACAGTCACAAAACCAAAAGGAGAGATGACTGGGGCATCTAATCAAggtttttccacttttttttaaacatatataGGGCTTAGAAATCTCATCATCTACATTTACACCTAACTTGGGTTCTTTAGTGAGGCAATAAGGCCAGAGACAACATATAGAATGCCTTTTTCTAGTCAGACTTCATTACTTTCATTACTTCATACATTGCGTTCACTattgcagaggaagaagaggcaaccagcagcaatgaaaaatgagaagacaAGAAGCCCTGTAAATTATTTCCAGCAGGCCAATTACATCAACAAACACTGTACAGAAGACCTTATCTTCGCAGTTTTATCACACTGGAGGTTCATATATTAGTTTTTCCTTATTATATGGCACTCACCTGCCCTTCCAGCAGTTCTATATCATTGTCTTTAACTTGTCCATTGATCAGAAAAATACTGTCTTCTATCTGCTTTGACCATCGATTTAATCCGttctttaaaaaagtaaaagcaaaaatgtcattaaaaagaGAATTTGACTAAAACAGTTGGACAGTGTCATGATGAACAATACCAAAATATATGTTGCAAAAGGTACTCTTGAGAAAAGtttaaaatcactgaaatatCTGTCTGAGTATCTTTCCTAAgtcaaattttaaaaacaagaaacaagtATTTTAAGCTAGTTAAGTGCTACTCCAGGGATACAACAAGGGAttctatttttgaaaagaaGGTATATTTATGAGACCCtataagattttttaaaagcagcccATAGCCCTATTCTAACTGGATGCAACCTTTTAGCAAGTGAAACAGAGAGACTTCAGTTGAGATCAAGTATTGATCTGCCTTGTAGTAGTAAGGCCCTTCAAATGGGTCTGGACAAGATGGATTGCTCGACTGAGGCCAGTGGATGAAGTGcagcaagaccaagtgccggATCCTGCACTTTGAACACAACCCCACGCATCACaacaggtttggggcagagcggctggaagactgtgtggaagaaatggataCGGGAGTGTGGCTCGACActcagctaaacatgagccagcagtgtgcccagttAATCAAGatggccaatggcatcctggctcaTATTAGAAATAGCGTAGCCAACagaagcagggaagtgatcatcccttTGTACTCAGCTCTtctgaggctgcacctcaagtgcttttggttttgggtccctcactacaagaaagacatcaaggtcCTGGAGCATGTCAAGGAGGCCAACAAATCTGGTGAAGCTCCTGGAGCACAAGTGTTACGCAGaacagctgaggaaactgggattctTTAGTccaaagaagagaagactcaggggagaccttattgctctttacaactgcctgaaaggaggttgtggcgaggtgggagtcagcctccTCTCCCATGTAATTAGCAACAGGAACagaggaatggcctcaagttgtaccggggaggttcaggttggatgttaggaaaaatttctcctccgaaagagtggtcaaacactggaatgggctgcccagggaggtggttgagtcttTAGAGGTGTTCACAtaacatgtagatgtggtactaagggacatggcaAACTGTGGAaatattggtggcaggtggatggTCAGaatggatgatcttggaagtcttttccaaccctggcaattctatgattatatgattatCATGATAATTGCTAGTAATTTTGGGGAAAGGAAACCACAAACTctaagcacagcagaagaagAGCTATTAGCATTTTCTATACTAGCAATGCTTCAAAGTAactttaaataacatttaaaagaggaaaaataatgacaaGATTGATGCAGTCAGTTACTCACCTTGGTATTCTTCTCCAAGTCATGGTTGGGTGAAGTCGCAAGAAGTGGAATGTGGATGTTAACATTTACCGTGCAGCCCAAGGATAACCAGGAAGCAGACAGAGCACTTTGATATTTCCAGTCTGCTGGTTTAGCTGAACCCTGAGGGCAGAAGTAACCAATAAAACATCTATAAAAAACATTATATAATTCACATATGaggtattttttaaagcatgaaTTGTCATGCATTAAAGGCTGCATACAACACAGGGCAACAAACTTACCTTTGGATCTTGTACATCGTACGTCCGGCAAACTATTCTTCActacttaaagaaaaagatttagtggaaagcaaaaagcaaatatcAACAATTTGCAATTACTTCGTTCTTTATAATAGTAGCTTCTTTTTTGAGCTAATTTGTGCTCTGAGAAAGTTCTGAACTTTCATTAGTctgaaaaagtagaaaaatatttgactCTAAACTCCAATTACCATTTTGATATTAATATAGATAACACAACATCACTAGGTACTCACAAGGAGAACCACCAATGCACAAATTTGCAGTTTGACAGCTTCTCTCAATTTGCTAAGTAAAACCTTGCCTTCTCCTCTTGCATTTATCTCATTATCAACAAACCCTGACTTCTTCTGCAGGACTAGTCTAGATCCCACATGCCTGGCACTTTCCCATTTCCATATGAATACCACTTGCAAGCTTAAGTTATGCAGTACTTtagattttcttattttataaagtttttctttaatCGTGAAAGGCACAGTTTGAtgccaccacacacacacacacacacacacaaatctaaCAGTAAGAAACTGGGGAAATTTTGCTGAAGTATGAGTGCCAACATTTTTATTATGGTTAATCAGAAAACTCCATGATTTCAACTTAATGGTCTATGTCTATCCCAACTAAAAAATAACTTCCCCGTCCCAATTAATCTACTAGCCAAAAACTTTGCTTCCTACTCCAGAAACAATAGACACATCTATCAACTAATGATAAGAGAAGACACAGTGTTGTCTTGCAGCTTCTACATTAGAAGTACCACCAAATGTAGCACGCCcattcattttaattcacaGAAAACTATAATTTTAGTATGAGCAGTCTGATACTTTACTGTAGGTACCTGTACACAATAGAGAGAATATAGTTGTGAACTAAACATGCTGTACAAAGCCTTATGACCAGTTACACTATGCAGAGATACGACAAATGGACATGGCGCAGTGAAATGAGCATATCAGAAGGGACAGCTTTTTAAGGTTTGTGTACTAAACTAATCTTGGTAATCTTAACAAAATCTTGTATTCAAAAATAACTACAGAAACCAGATTGGGGATAGCAGTCTCAATCAAGAGAGTTTGCTAAAAAAGGATACTTTTTTGTAGCAGAACAAATTTGAAGAGCTGCTCTGTCTGAGACATCCTCATCAGCAGGTTTCCAGAGCCGTCTTTTAGTCAAGGACTTTTCTATGGAAAAGATTAGCTAcagatttaaaggaaaaaaaaaattacagatttttGCAGCCAACTGACAAGTTCTGGAAAACAGTTTTGCACTAAAGTTGTAACTCCAACAATACCataactataaataaataacatttgcaTATATGTCACCAAAACTTCATATTAAAAGAACATTCAGCAAAGATTCATAGGCTAATACTCCAAAGTGAAAGTTGCACGTGCAAACTTAATTCACCTTCCATATAAACTGAAGCAAGCAATACACATTCATATGTTCAACTTGTACGATTTTCTCCTACAAAAAATGTTACAGTGTTACACCTTGGACCAAAGGCTGCAAATATTACACATTACAATCACTTACATTTGTCctatgaaaacaagaaaatgaaccTACATATAAAGAACTAAATCCAAACACAGCGCTAGATGTTTCAATACTACAATGACACGTTTTAAGCCTATCAGACATGATAGAAAGTAGTTCTTAAATACAATCCCATGCACCTACATCAGATAATAATATTTCTAcacaaaatattccttttaaagaaatgagaacTATAGATCTTTCACTATTTTAAATGCCTCTAAACAATCAACAGCTACTATGTTCCATTGCTAATGACTGTGCCACAAAGATTTAATAAAAACGGCATTAAAGAGATTTTCTCTAAGCCAAGAGAAGTGCCTGTTCCTAGTAAGTGGTGTAAGATAGTACACTTGAGCATTGCAGTGCTTCGAAACACAAGAGACAGAAAGCTAGCAAATACCAGGACAACAATTTCAGAGGTTTTAATCTCAAAACTATAAATCAAACCAGAATGCTTTTGCtactttatcttttaaaaaaagaacaaacaactaTATATACTAAAGACAATAACATAATATTACTCAGTTACACATCTAAAAATGTCCTAgccttttccccatttttctctACTTACCTTGCGCAAAGTATTTTGACAATCTTTTGATAGTTCTGGAGTTGCAATTATAAACACACCAAGAACTAATAAGCCTCCAGGAAGCATTCTAGAAATCTTaaagagaggaaacaaaatgtaTTAATACAAATCATAGCAGAGGCATAACACAGTGCATCAAAAACTTCTAATGAGATGAGTTGAGATTAGATATAAGCAAGGCCAAGGAACAGGCGATCTTGCAAATTTACTCGCTTCAGCCCTattatgtttctgtttcatcATAAACTTTGAtagcaaaaaataaagacattttgGTTTAATATATCAAAGTGTGAATTAGAAAgtgtatttcttctgaaaaaaaggcTAGAGATTACAGAAGCGATGGTAGTTTCCGTACATTCCacctcctttctgtttttcccacCCCTTCAGAAACTCAGATTGCACTACCTGACTGGCATGTGCAGTGAACCATTCTTCGTCAATGGAATCCAGTTTTGAAGGACTGGTGttgccttccttctgctcttcctttggAGGTGTTCGAGCAGCTCGAATTATGTAGTCTCTTTGCGGAGaacacttgcaaaaaaaaaacaatgggaGCCAATAGTTTCAGGCTAATACCAAGTCTGGAAACATACCTACTATGTAAGCGTTGCTTTACAACACTTAGGGCTAACCTGTATAATAACCTGCTACAAAACTACTTCCTTCATGAACTTTTCCAACATTTGCCTTAAAACACTGGTTTAGTGTTAGATTTCACcattaagatttttcttttcctcttgttccatctttcaaaacatttttttagaaAACTTGAGTACTCAGCTAATGCTGCAAACGCTTTATGGACCACCTTCCTGCACTACAGAAGCCCCATGggacagcaacagaaaatacagattatTAAAGTTAATGGGGTTTTCTCCAGCTAACACAAGAGTACAGAACAGGCTTCGCAATCCTTCCCCACACGCTTACCTGCCCTATTAACAGCCCAGTGACATAAGGCTTAAACTTCACACTGAGGTCTGAAAGGTAACGCCCAACAGCTTCCTCAACAAAATACGTTCTGCCCATTGCTGCAGGCTCAAGACCAGGTATTACAGTTTCAGCCTACAAAACAAATCATGTATGAGGTTAAATCAATTATACATTAGTAACTACACTGATTACATGAAAAtcagtatataaaaaaaattcctaagCAGGTTAATTTTTATCTGTCAAGAAAGTATTTTATGATCTGCAATtgtttttcaatgaaaaatataaCTCCTAGAAAAAAGTACACGCTAGCCTTACTTGAAAGGGTATTTTGCGAAACCCACTTCAAGTGCCCATCACTGAAATGACACAGAAAGTCAAGAAAGTAAGCATTAAGAAAATCACGCTCCTGGGCAACGACTTCTTGCTGCATCACGCTGCACCCGAGTTCACAACGCGACGCTCCTCCTGCGTTCAGACCCCTTCGAGAGGAACTTGCTTTGGTGCCCATCTGCACGTAACCCTACCGCTCAGTTATCAGCCCGCGGCACAGCTGGAGCTCAGCACCAGAGAGAGGACAGCTGCCACCCTCTCACCTCACCGCCGCCGGTGCTCGCCTCGCTTCAGCCGTCCCCGTACCGCCTCTGCGCTGCtcgctgctctgctgctgcacctcAGCGCCTCGGGCCGCCGCCGGTACCCCAACCTGAGGTGCGCGGCCAACACCGGCCTCACAGCAGCCGCCAACACCTCAGCCCCGCCTCAGCGCCGCAGTTCGATGACGCCCAAGAGCGGGAAAAAAGCGCGCGGCGGGACAGCCCACCGCCATGCTTTGTGTGACCGAGGCCGCAGCGCCTCCTCCGCACTGCCGAGAACGCTTCGGGAAAGGGAGCGACTGCACGGCAGATGTCCCCGCAACGCACCCGAGCCTTCTGGCGCCACACCAGCCACTCTCACTTGTCCAGCAGCACCCGTCGCCTCACCCAACATGGAGGAACGAGATGCTCTACCGGAAGGGAAAGTGCTAGTCAGCGCTCCGCCCGCCCCACGGAAAACTACGCTTCCCATGGTTCCGCGGGCCCGGCCCGTCGGCCGCGCGGTCGGGAGCGTTGCGCCTGCGCCCTGGGAGCGTCGCGACCGGTGGCGCTGTGCACTGCGCCTAAGATGgcggctgtgctgcagcaggtccTGGAGCGGGCCGAGCTCGCCAAGCTGTCCAAGCCGGTGCAGGGGAAGCTGGAGCGTTTCCTCGCAGACCAGCAGAGCGAGATCGATGGGCTGAGAGCCAGGCATGAGCGCTTCAAGGTGGACAGCGGTGAGTCTAGGGGCAGAGAGTGCGGGAGGCGAGCGGCAGTGGGGCCAGGGCGCCGTGGGGGGCCGGGGCGaggcgcggcgcggcgctgccctgccctgccctgcccgggGGTTGCTGGGCGGAGTGGCTCGTCCTGCTGTCCGGCGGGGCCGCTGTCCTCTCCTCTCAGCCGAGGCTCTGGCTGGAGGCTGGGCCGAGGCAGAGGCTGAGGGGTAGCGGCGGCGAGGTGCCCTCCGACAGGAATGTCGGGACAGGAGGATGTAGTGCTCGGCGTCTGCCGGGGCCTGCGGGGTGCCCGGGTCCCGGACCCGCGGGCCTCAACTGGCCCCTGCCGAGGTCTTCCGCTGCAGGTACTGCGTGCTGCGAGGAAACGACGCGTTCTCGCTTTTCTGGGAAGCCACGAACCGCTTTAAAACTGCCTTCAGAAAGGACCTGAGGAACGGGTCTTTGTCAGGCTTGTAGCGAGCCCTGGGTCTGCTTTGATCTTTGCCGTGGAGGAGTGATAATTTTTTGTTCAGTTGACCCTCAAatagttttccttctttattctgTGTTAGAGATCATAACATTTACGGAAAAAACACAACTGATAGAAACTAAAGAAACTAAATTGATTTGGTGATTACTTGGTCACAGAAATCTTGGTGGCTGTAGAGAACAGGAGCAGAAGCACAAACGGAGGGGAGGAGTGAGAGcactgggcagtgctgggaaagTGGGTCGAGTTGTtggggctgtgagctgctgcctccccatCGATCTCTGCCTTTTTTGTGGTAGAAGTCTTGCTGTAGTACATGAATAAAAGTACGGTGAGTTAAGTTGAGGTAACTACAAACTATAGTGGGTTATTCTCTTTCATGTCCATGCTTCTCTCACGTAACTGGAGGGCAGTATTACTTGGAGCTATAAAATACGCGATGAAgcataaaatatgcaaaaatcACTCAGTGCTTCCCCAGAAGTCCACAGTGCCTGATAACAAGACAAATGCTGGTTTTACACGGTATCTTGTAGTTAAGCATTGTAACACAGTGTTTCAGATGATAAATCAAAATGTCAGTTTTGAGTACACTTGGAAGTGCAGTGTAGAGCTGCATAGAGTTGGTTATAAGAATTATTATACGTTATCCAAATAAAATCTTGCAATACATGTCTTTTATTCTGTATATGTAGAGGTAGTCTATACATGCAAGAATAAATCAAAAATGTTCAAGTATAACAGGTAATTACACTTAATTTGTTGATTGGTTTTGCAAGCATATCCTTTATCCATATTAATGAAATCTTTAACGTTAATTCAATATGAAAATTCAACTTTTTGGATTcaaaaggacattttttttcaaaatctcctatagtgttattattttaaaatattttatgattaaatactgttttaagCTAAACTCCATTAGTATGCATCCTCtataaggagaagaaagaagaaaagtagatTTGAAGTAGAGCTGAAGTAGTAttaattgtatttaattttgcAGAACAACAATACTTTGAAGTAGAAAAGCGTCTGGCTCAAAGTCAGGAGAGACTTGTAAATGAGACACAACAATGTCAAACTCTCCGTGAGGAGCTTAAAAAACTTCGTGAGTATTACTGCGTGTTCATAAGACTGGACAAAATTGTCACTCTTTAGTCCAGTGTTGTGTTGAAATTTCTTAAGTTTTCAATAGGAGTTAAAATCCATAATATACATCTATTATTTCTGCAAAGAGAGACTTTGCTTTTAGTGAATTTTCTGTTCTAACGGGGAAAAGAAACTGTAATAGTACTAGAGTGGTTTACATTTTATTCTTCGCTATAGATGCCTCTGGCCCTATGATGGTTTTAGTTTGTTACAATACTGTCTCCCCAGTCTGTTTACTGGATTTTTATTACAGATGCCTCACaactatttgtttttatataacAGATGAACAGCTGAAGTTGctgaatgagaaaaataaagagcttGAAGCTGCTCAGGATCGTAATGCAGCCATTCAGGTACGAGAAGAACTAGACACAATAAACTGAACGAGTTGAGTTTACATGTCTGACCCTGTGAAGAACGCATACAGTCCAACTTGAAATTTGGTTAAATTCCAGCACAAATATGTATTGATGTACATATTTACACATTTTTGTGGACACGTGAGCAAAATAACcgtcctttttttttaagaagtttatGTTCTAGCAAACTTAGTTACAGATGAACATAAGCCAGAGCAGATCCTTTTATTTCAATTTGAATAGATTGTCTTACTCCCATCTAGAACCTACCTGTTCCAAAGTGACTTTAAAATGAATCTCAGAAATCGAGTATGTGTTTTATGTTACTCCTTATCAAACACTGAGCTTCAAATTAGAGATCTGTTTTTCCTCCATGTTTTCCCCTACTCTGGTACAGTTTTCCTTGCACTGTGCTCATAAGTCATAAGGAATTGCAGGATGAGTCATGTTGGATGACTGATCCAGCAGAGCACTAATTGTGGAGTGGGAAGGTAAAATATTGTTATTATATTAATTCTTCAATCATGAAAGAGTGATCTGATTGTTTCCATGCAAGGTTTTACTTCAGCTTTGCTGAAGTAGTTCCTAGTGCTTCCTTAGAAGACAAAGGCAATGCTTTGGCTTGGTAAATTATGCAAGGGTATTGagtttgtgtttcatttttatttttcttttgtgtgtatTCATTCCTGTTATCTTTTGTTTAACCAAATAAAACTGTTTCAATGAACTCCTTAGCTAACAAAGCTGTCCTTCAAAGCACATTATAATTACATATAGTTCTGAATGGTTCTTTTCgttgtttcttttgtatttctgctaGGCCTTTCATTGATTTCATCTCCTTTATGTACAAAAAATTTCATTCTATTCTTCATTCGCATACAACTATAACCAGGAATGCTGTGGCAGTCTGGATCTCTATATCCCAGTTAAAAGGCAAAGGCATGGATGCTACCTATGCTGCTCTTGGAAGTTGTGTGAtacttctttctctgctttgctgtctgaTATTAGACATTTTGCATTTAAGGACAAAAGGCCTGTAGGACATGAGTATCAGAAtgatttgtgaagaaaaaaaaaattgaaatctgTTGTTTATTATGctctagaagaaaaatatgttaacTTGCAGTTGTTTGACTTGTTTCCAATGTGAGAGAAACAGTGGACTCAGCCATAGTTTCATATTATGTAGTTTAGACTGATTCAGTTGTCTATCACAGAAGCCTCTTATCCcagtttttatttacttacacTAGAGAGGATAGCATTTAACACACTTCTCTGTGATGATAAATGTAAATAGTGGCTAAACTCTCATAGAAAGCTGATCACatttctttattacttttttgaaatcttttcaGAGCCATTTaagtagagaaaaagaagaactgGAAGCTGAAAAGAGAGATTTGGTTCGAACAAGTGAAAGACGATCTCAGGAAGTTGAGCATTTAAATGGTATAACCAAGAATATATTGACAAATTGGTTCACGTGATTATGCTAAGTAGAAGACTTACTTGAACAATTGTACAAGTATGGAATATCCAGTTATTATAGACAGTTCCAAAAAATGGATTGGAAAACCAGACAAAAGGAAGCAAAGCGGAAAGTTTCATTgtaattgggaaaaaaaaaatgacccaCAACAGTTTTATAACTGATGTTTGATTTTGTAGATGTAAAATCATACAATGTACAATATATCATCTTACAATATACAACTATATACATTATACATTATTTGTCCTCattctttaaaatttatttgaaCTTGGACAGTAATGAAAACTGATAGTTCTACTATTAATTTTGCAATTAGCTTTTTTCAAATATTGGTTTCACTTTCCACAGAGGATGTTAAACGCTTAAATGAAAAGCTTAcagaagcaaacacagaaaaagtgAAACTTCAGCTGAAGTTGGATGAACTTCAAACATCAGATGTTACTGTGAAGGTGAACGATTTTTCTGTGCATAATACGTGTTAAGGCTAAAACTACCAGTGAGTGGTTGTTTACAAGTAATGTAGTCATTTTGTCATTGTTGACGTTAAAAGTAAGTCAAGTCTATTCCTGCTACTTATGACTAATGATTTTGTTATAAAGTAACtgatggttggggttggaggtGACAAGTGTATTTATAGGAGAGACATAAAGTTAAATAAACATGCCCCAGCTTCAGCTGTGGCAGTGGTGGCTTCTTTTATCAATGAAAAAATAGTGATTCCACATCCAcaaaagcagaggagagaagTAATGGTTTGGTAATGTTTCTTTGCATTAAGAACTGAAAGAGAGGgtaagaggagaaaagagaaggaaaagatgtcTTAATCTATTGCTTTAACTAGGGTGAAATGTAGCTAAAATGTTCCAAACTATGATAAATGTTGAGGAAACTAACTTGTGTTTCAGGAGGTTCTTAGTAGTCTGAGACCTGTAACTCAGTATTGCCAATACAACAACCTCCTTTGTGGTTACAATAAATCATTGTTACATTTACTCTGATTGTAGTACTTTGTTAACTTCTTCACTTTCTATGGAACCAGTGCAATTATGGtgttcatttctctttttagtACCGTGAGAAAAGGTtggaacaagaaaaagaactgctgcagagTCAAAACACTTGGCTAAACTCTGAGTTGAAAGCCAAAACAGACGAACTTCTACATACTGCCAGGGAGAAAGGCAGTGAAATCTTGGAACTTAAATGTAATCTGGAGAACAAGAAGGAGGAGGTATTTTTAAGTTCCAAGTGCTTTTGCcgtttttttccaaattataCTTCCTGATTAACtgaattaaacaaacaaacaaaaaaaatctttaataactattagaagaaaaaaagtgtgattttttgCCATCAGTAAGGAGGTTTTTCATTTAACTTGTGAATGAGAAGGAATATGTGGGGAATATATATGATTGTTGAAAATAAGAGTCAGAGATTTTAATGGTAAACTAGAGATTTTGGCATCACTGATAACAAAAGGACGTATCAGTATCATGCTATTAAAATGTACGGGAATATAATTCTCAATTGTGTAAGGAGCAGAAGAATCTGATTTAACTGTTTTGGTGGGAGGGAGAGTAAGGCGTgatgggtttgtttttttgttttttcctggaATCAAAATACTTggcaaaatctttttttttttttttgaaaatattcagcTTTATTGAGTTTCTGTTTGGGTACTTAAGTTGTTTGAACTGTGTCAGTTGGTCAGgttttctgtagtgtttttcttcactgaggCTCATGGAGTTACATGAGCAGTTCAAGGATTGTCACTGTTTCATTCAGCTGAATGTATGAGAGCCCATTAGAAATGTAAACTAATATGCTCTTTCTGGCATCTTTGTTGAAGTAGAAGACAATGAGGtggtattttctaaaataagttACTAGTTTGTATGAAATAATGACAAATTTATACATGGTACTATCATCTACTGTTTGACAGGTTTCCAGGATGGAAGAACAGATAAACAGCTTAAAGCAGTCGAATGAAAATCTTCAGAAACATGTGGAAGACCTTTTGAATAAACTGAAGGAGGTAAGGCAACTTGAAATACATGTATAACAGCATTACAGTTGattctacaaaataaaaaatgtgtgAAACTAACGGTGGATTGCTCCCACACCCTGACTGTTCTTTACTAGGCAAAAGAACAACAAGCTAGTATGGAGGAAAGATTCCACAATGAACTGAATGCCCACATAAAGTTATCTAATTTGTATAAGGTAAGTTAATGATTCAGCAATACATGTAGTTAGCATTACTTGGGGCTGAGTCATAGGTTTAAGAATATTGCACACTGGTTAGTTAGTTTTCTCCCCCCACTAAATGGGGGATATGAGAAGGGCTACCTTACATTATGAAATATTGTAAAATGTCCCATTTTAGGTAACATTTGTAATCTTACGTTGTTTGCATCACTTGGCAGTTTAATCAAAACTGGTTAAAACAGTAACTTCATGCTCACTGATTTAGTGCTTCATATTGTATCAAATGAGTTATGTTTTATGATGGTGTATTGGCAAATAAAGGTTCTTATGTAAAAGTTGATTATGGTGGTGTTTTAGGTTAGGCTAGTAGAAGTTTACTGCAGTGAACACCACAAGCGCCAGTGATCTGGTTCAGGCAGCCCGATGTTACACACTGTGTCAAATAAGCAGCATCTAAGCAAGAATTTGTGTTGACTGTTTTGTCATCTCAGagtgaaaaatattctgtagtGTGTTGAGTAAGACAGCTGAAGGAGCCAGCTGGCTGGTCTTCCGCTTATCTATCAGTTTCACAGATTAAGTAATTCTGTTTTGTGAGTTTTCATGCATTGATAGTTACACACCTAGCATGAAGTGCAATAGAATGTTTAGCTTCTACATGAGTATTTTGTCTGGTCAGATGATAGATGATGTTACCCCTTCTGAAGTATTGTAGTCTTGCACATCTGAAGTCTTTAACTGAAAACAACGAAACATGAACTATTTatataatatttcttttaaatctcaAATTC is a window of Gallus gallus isolate bGalGal1 chromosome 8, bGalGal1.mat.broiler.GRCg7b, whole genome shotgun sequence DNA encoding:
- the ODR4 gene encoding protein odr-4 homolog isoform X2: MGRTYFVEEAVGRYLSDLSVKFKPYVTGLLIGQCSPQRDYIIRAARTPPKEEQKEGNTSPSKLDSIDEEWFTAHASQISRMLPGGLLVLGVFIIATPELSKDCQNTLRKLIFSIEKSLTKRRLWKPADEDVSDRAALQICSATKKIVCRTYDVQDPKGSAKPADWKYQSALSASWLSLGCTVNVNIHIPLLATSPNHDLEKNTKNGLNRWSKQIEDSIFLINGQVKDNDIELLEGQKKLRGNTHSGTQIFDVKVLTQLALKRDIINTLSDRCEILFEDLILNEGRCKKNFERVYHVLPQRLFVPFAGSNVMLSDYKFGDEAAGEIQERFVEMLDQFVQAEDIHIAEEVNTVGICSLSEKMDDTQLEQLTKATLLLKLQQNMGVVIAVAVAVFASIFSFNYFSD
- the ODR4 gene encoding protein odr-4 homolog isoform X1, with amino-acid sequence MGRTYFVEEAVGRYLSDLSVKFKPYVTGLLIGQCSPQRDYIIRAARTPPKEEQKEGNTSPSKLDSIDEEWFTAHASQISRMLPGGLLVLGVFIIATPELSKDCQNTLRKLIFSIEKSLTKRRLWKPADEDVSDRAALQICSATKKIVCRTYDVQDPKGSAKPADWKYQSALSASWLSLGCTVNVNIHIPLLATSPNHDLEKNTKNGLNRWSKQIEDSIFLINGQVKDNDIELLEGQKKLRGNTHSGTQIFDVKVLTQLSQGSSHRSTATVQVCSGSINLKGAVKCRAYVHNNKPKVKEAVLALKRDIINTLSDRCEILFEDLILNEGRCKKNFERVYHVLPQRLFVPFAGSNVMLSDYKFGDEAAGEIQERFVEMLDQFVQAEDIHIAEEVNTVGICSLSEKMDDTQLEQLTKATLLLKLQQNMGVVIAVAVAVFASIFSFNYFSD